The following coding sequences are from one Microtus pennsylvanicus isolate mMicPen1 chromosome 1, mMicPen1.hap1, whole genome shotgun sequence window:
- the Rfpl4b gene encoding LOW QUALITY PROTEIN: ret finger protein-like 4B (The sequence of the model RefSeq protein was modified relative to this genomic sequence to represent the inferred CDS: inserted 1 base in 1 codon; substituted 3 bases at 3 genomic stop codons), protein MWTPDCSLEVEEVCPICLDFYSNPSCLSCTRVCCFDXTKNXMARKEDLILTCPMCREENQRPILHEWVINELIILIKQHGSLGEQYMVQITGFLGLCSEDVALEAETGEPSLVPFYDLRHVCCEKPGNNLAEDPXRFTLLTSVLDSSHVSLVCQEADVGKQQEWAPGVXKESISRRDPDHNLVKDWEFSPLACVLDSSQVSIWHWEID, encoded by the exons ATGTGGACTCCAGACTGCAGTTTGGAAGTGGAGGAAGTCTGTCCAATTTGTCTGGACTTTTACTCTAATCCTAGTTGTCTCTCCTGTACCCGCGTATGCTGCTTTGACTGAACAAAGAATTGAATGGCAAGAAAGGAAGATTTGATATTGACCTGTCCCATGTGCCGAGAAGAAAACCAGAGACCTATCTTACATGAGTGGGTGATTAACGAGTTGATCATTCTTATCAAGCAGCATGGCTCCCTCGGGGAGCAATACATGGTGCAGATCACTGGATTCCTGGGTTTGTGCTCAGAGGATGTGGCTCTGGAAGCTGAGACTGGTGAACCCTCCTTGGTGCCCTTTTATGATTTAAGGCATGTTTGCTGTGAGAAGCCTGGTAATAATTTGGCGGAAGATC CAAGATTCACCCTTTTGACCAGTGTCCTGGACAGCTCTCATGTTTCCTTGGTCTGCCAGGAAGCTGATGTGGGGAAACAGCAAGAGTGGGCTCCAGGTGTCTGAAAGGAGTCAATAAGCAGGAGGGACCCTGATCACAACTTGGTGAAAGACTGGGAATTCAGCCCACTGGCCTGTGTCCTGGACAGCTCCCAAGTCTCCATCTGGCATTGGGAAATAGATTAG